ACAAAAGTTGTGACCCAATTATAAATACTAAAAACCTATATTACAGATATAATGCAATATAGTGCTTACTGTTTTCAAGTTGGGTTAGGTGAATTATGTTGCAAATAGATGTATCTGAGCTCTCTAAAAACTATAAACATATTGAAAAAAAAGAAGGTTTTGTGGGTTCTATTAATTCTCTGTTTAATAGAAAATTTAAAGTTATTACAGCACTGAATAACGTGTCTTTTTCAATTCAACAAGGAGAGCTTGTAGGATATATTGGTCCAAATGGTGCGGGGAAGTCAACAACGATAAAAATAATGTCTGGAATACTAGTTCCTGATAGTGGTAGTTGCAAAATTGGAGATTATATACCCTGGAAGGATAGAAAGAAGTATGTTTCTGAAATAGGTGTTGTTTTTGGACAGAGAACTCAATTATGGTGGGATATTCCCGTACAGGAATCGTTTTCATTATTAAAAGATATTTATAAAATTCCAGTTGAAACTTATAAAAAAATGAAAACAGAGGTAATAGAAAGACTTGATATTGGTTCTGTTTTAAAATTACCTGTCAGACAACTCAGTCTTGGTTTAAAAATGAGATGCGAACTTGCTGCGAGTTTGCTGCATAATCCAAAAATTCTCTTTCTTGATGAACCTACAATTGGACTTGATGCCATATCAAAACTTGCAGTAAGAGATTTCATAAAAGAGATCAATCAGGAGTATAAGGCTACAGTTGTTTTGACAACCCATGATATGGATGATATTGAAGCACTATGTAATAGAGTTATTATTATTGGTAAAGGTAAAATTCTATTTGACGGTGATATGTCAAATCTTAGAAGATTGGTCGGGAAAGAAAGAAGATTGAAACTTGATATTAAAGGTAGTTATTTTGATAAAAGTTTAGGAAATACTGAAATTATCAGGGTTGATGGTAACAGAATTATTTATAGTTTTAATCCCGAAGATATTAGTGCATCTGAACTTATTAAGCAAGCTTCAACCAAATTTGAAATTGCAGATGTATTTGTAGAGAATGCTTCAATCGAAGAGATAATTTCAGACCTTTATGAGGTGCTTCAATTATGATAACTATCTATTCATTTTTAAAAATACGATTCTCATTGGCTCTTCAATACAGGTCTGCCGCAATTGCAGGAATATTCACTCAAATGTTTTTCGGTATCTTTATTATTATGGTTTACGATGCTTTTTTCCAATCAACCACAAAAATAACTCCAATGACCTTTCAACAGACAGTATCATATATTTGGTTAGGTCAGGCACTTCTAGGACTATTGCCATGGAATGGTGATCTAGAAATTCAAGCAATGATAAAAAAAGGAGATTTCATCTATGAATGGCTAAGACCGATTAGCCTCTATGATTATTGGTTTGTACGTATCTTTGCTAAAAGAACAGCGGCAACTCTTTTAAGATCTATTCCTGTCCTATTTATTGCCTTTTTTTGTATACCAGATCCTTATTGTTTGGAGCTGCCATACTCTTTGCAATCATTTTTTTTATTTTCAATTATACTTACTTCGAGTGTTTTACTGGGATGTACAATATCAAATATTATCACAATTTCAACTCTATTTACAATCGGAGATGGCATTGACAGACTAGTGCCAGCTATAGTGACGATGTTTTCTGGAATGGTGATCCCTCTTTCGTTTTTCCCAGAGTGGTCTCTTCCCATTTTTAAGTTTCTTCCATTCTCAGGATTGGTTGATACCCCATACAAATTCTATCTTGGTATCTACAACATAGATAATTTCCTCTTTTCTCTTTTTCACATTTTTTTTTGGATGATTCTGCTTTTAATATTAGGACGATATATGATAAATAGAGCATTAAATAGAGTTGTTGTGATGGGGGGGTAATTGGAGTCTGTAAAACTTTATCTAAAATATATTTCACTAAGTATAAAGTCTCAATTGTCCTATAAAGTTTCATTTATTCTGTTAAGTATGGGAAATTTCGCAATAACTGTAATAGAGTTTATTGGTGTACTTGCTTTATTTGACAGATTTGAGAGCATAAATGGATATTCTGTTCATGAGATAGCCATTTTTTATGGTGTCATAAACTGTTCGTTTGCATTAGCAGAAGCTTTTGGAAGAGGATTTGATCAATTCCACAAATATGTTCAGAGTGGAAATTTCGATAGAATTCTTCTTAGACCGAGAGGAGTTATTTTCCAAATTCTCAGCCAGGAGATACAGATAATGAGAATAGGCAGATTAATGCAGGGAGTATTTGTCCTGTTTTGGGGTTTTATTCAAATCGGTAGAGATGTAGATTTTTTGTTAGTTTCTTTAGTACTTTTATCAATAATTGGTGGAATTGCAGTATTCACAGGTTTGTTTGTACTTCAAGCTACACTATCAATTTTTACTATCGAGAGTTTGGAAATAGTGAACGCCTTTACTTACGGTGGTGTTCAGTCCGCTCAGTATCCGATATCAATTTACAAAAAGTGGTTTCAATACTTTTTTATCTATATTATTCCTCTTGCATGTGTAAGCTACTTTCCTCTTAACGGGGCATTAAAAAATGAAAATCTTGTTTTGGCTTTTTTAGCTCCATTTATGGGATTAGTTTTTTTTATATTCTCGTTATTTATTTTTAAAATCGGGGCAAGATTTTATAGTTCAACGGGAACATAGCTAAGACATATTTTTTTATGATATTTTTAATTCAAATACATTGATATAATGAAATTGTTACAAAAAGCTCAATCTTTTTATAAAGATTGATCAAAATCGGTATCATTTAAGAAAAACTATCGTAACTTTACTATTCAAATGCTATGCATTTGAACCGGTTTCAGCAATTACCTTGCTTCGCAAGGATAAGTCTACGCCGGTACAAGATGCCTTTTGCATTATTGTTTTTTTGGGAGAAAAGGATTTCTCTTCTATTAAAAACGAGACTTTAAAAAGAAAAAGCACCATCACCAGCGGAATTCTAACCGCAAGGTTAGTGAAGCTGGTTCAATCTGGTGTACTCGCCAGATTGAATGTGATGCTAACGATAATGCTGTCTTACTGGATATTGGTTTTGATCAAACTTTTCTGAAAAGTTTGCTGTTTTTTCACTCTTTTTTGAGAAAAAAGAGTTCTTAGAAAATAGACTTATATATCTCGAACAAATAGAAAGATAAAGATAGCTATATCCATTATGAAATACAGAGACACACAGCGGTGTGTCTCTACATCTTTTCCATAGAACAATGACTTGTATTCGTCTTAATTCGGGATTATTCGGTGCTAAAAATCTATAAGAATCCAGCGATTTCATCGCTGGAAATTAAGACTGACTTTTTACTAAAAAGTCAGATAAAAAGGTCAATCTTTTTATAAAGATTGATCAAAATCGGTATCAATTTAAGAAAAGACTATCGTAACTTTACCATTCAAATGCTACGCATTTGACCCGGCTCCAGCAATTACCTTGCTTTGCAAGGATAAGCCTACGCCGGTGCAAGATACCTTTGGGATTCTTGTTTTTTAAGAGAAAAAAGAAGTTGAAAAATCTTCTTCTCTTCAAAACTACACTTAAAAAAATAAAGCACCATCACCAGCGGAATTCTAACCGCAAGGTTAGTGAAGCTGGTTCAATCTAGTGTATTCGCCAGATTGAATGTGATGCTAACGATAATGCTGTCTCACTGGATATTGGTTTTGGTTAAGCTTTTTTTAAAAAGCTTAGGATTTTGCTACTTTTGTCCCCAAAAGTAGTGTTAGAAAATAAATCTTTAGATTACGATAAGTTAGAAAGAAAAGAATTTATAGTTAATAAACAATTTTAAAGCTCTTTTCTTTGTTCAATAGCAATTTTGTAGGGGCAGATTTCAATATCTGCCCTTGGGAGTTTGAGGAATGAGTGTATTGATATTTTACAGCTTAGCAATAATAATTTAAACAGGGATTTGTAAGTTAGCATATTTAGAATTTCGCTACTAATTTTATCTATACTACTATTTTAAAAAATAATGTACATTTAGATAATAGATCAGGTAGAGATCAACCGATAATCATAAACATCGACTTTTAACCCATCGACATCAGTTACTATTAGAATATCACCATAAAAATTTATTCTGGAATTACTCGGAATCTCTTCTAAATAAATTCTATTTTGAAAAATCCCTTCTTTGTCAAATATATCAAATGCTTTACCATACTTATCAATGTCACGTTCATCCAGCGATGGTTTAATCCAGATATTTTCATCTTTATCTAGTTCGATATCAAGCAGAGCAAATTTGTTTGTAACTTCCACTCTAACAGAATCAAGATATGGATTAGACTTTTTAAAATTGGATTTTAGAGTTTCAAGATCTTTTGTGTCCATTTTAATCCTAATATAGTCTTTGCGAATCTCTTTCAATTTTGTGCCATTGAAGTCGTAGACGAATATCTGATACTTATCTCTAGAATTGTCAGCAATATAGATTTTGTTTTTACCTACATGGAATTCAGGATAAAATTCATGAAGATCAGTTGTATTTCCATAAGGAGCGAAATTTTCCCAAATTTTCAAATCATCAGAGAATTGATCGTCTGAAATAACTAATGAGCCAAGAATCTTTAAACCATCAGGATCGTTTTGATATGAAAATTGTATATTTGCATATCTTTTATCGTCAATTGGCTGAATTTTTCTTGGTACATTTGAAGTGTATGGAATATTTTTAATGAATATTCCTGAGCTAGAAAACTTTGAAGTCATCTGCGTATTTAAGTCATTTATAAGTACAGTATCTCCCTTAATACAGATACTACTAGGTCTATTTAATTCTCCAGGTCCACTTCCCCTTGAAGCAAAAGCTGTTAAGAAATTTCCTTGATTATCATACTTTTTTACAGAAACCTTGTCCTTATCAAGTAAATAGAT
This region of Candidatus Delongbacteria bacterium genomic DNA includes:
- a CDS encoding ATP-binding cassette domain-containing protein — encoded protein: MLQIDVSELSKNYKHIEKKEGFVGSINSLFNRKFKVITALNNVSFSIQQGELVGYIGPNGAGKSTTIKIMSGILVPDSGSCKIGDYIPWKDRKKYVSEIGVVFGQRTQLWWDIPVQESFSLLKDIYKIPVETYKKMKTEVIERLDIGSVLKLPVRQLSLGLKMRCELAASLLHNPKILFLDEPTIGLDAISKLAVRDFIKEINQEYKATVVLTTHDMDDIEALCNRVIIIGKGKILFDGDMSNLRRLVGKERRLKLDIKGSYFDKSLGNTEIIRVDGNRIIYSFNPEDISASELIKQASTKFEIADVFVENASIEEIISDLYEVLQL
- a CDS encoding ABC transporter permease, which gives rise to MITIYSFLKIRFSLALQYRSAAIAGIFTQMFFGIFIIMVYDAFFQSTTKITPMTFQQTVSYIWLGQALLGLLPWNGDLEIQAMIKKGDFIYEWLRPISLYDYWFVRIFAKRTAATLLRSIPVLFIAFFCIPDPYCLELPYSLQSFFLFSIILTSSVLLGCTISNIITISTLFTIGDGIDRLVPAIVTMFSGMVIPLSFFPEWSLPIFKFLPFSGLVDTPYKFYLGIYNIDNFLFSLFHIFFWMILLLILGRYMINRALNRVVVMGG
- a CDS encoding ABC-2 family transporter protein — its product is MESVKLYLKYISLSIKSQLSYKVSFILLSMGNFAITVIEFIGVLALFDRFESINGYSVHEIAIFYGVINCSFALAEAFGRGFDQFHKYVQSGNFDRILLRPRGVIFQILSQEIQIMRIGRLMQGVFVLFWGFIQIGRDVDFLLVSLVLLSIIGGIAVFTGLFVLQATLSIFTIESLEIVNAFTYGGVQSAQYPISIYKKWFQYFFIYIIPLACVSYFPLNGALKNENLVLAFLAPFMGLVFFIFSLFIFKIGARFYSSTGT